A single genomic interval of Peribacillus sp. FSL H8-0477 harbors:
- the tagD gene encoding glycerol-3-phosphate cytidylyltransferase yields MKKVITYGTFDLLHWGHINLLKRAKALGDYLVVAISTDEFNDLKNKKAYHSFENRKMILEAIRYVDEVIPENTWEQKKDDIIREGIDIFVMGDDWEGKFDELAAYCDVVYLPRTIGISTSMIKKDLTKVKVQNG; encoded by the coding sequence ATGAAAAAAGTAATCACATATGGTACTTTTGATTTATTGCACTGGGGCCATATAAATCTATTAAAGCGGGCTAAAGCCCTTGGCGATTACCTAGTAGTAGCCATCTCAACTGATGAATTTAATGACTTAAAAAATAAAAAAGCTTACCATAGTTTTGAAAACCGTAAAATGATCCTTGAAGCCATTCGCTATGTAGATGAAGTTATTCCCGAGAATACATGGGAACAGAAAAAAGATGATATTATTCGTGAGGGAATTGACATCTTTGTGATGGGTGATGATTGGGAAGGGAAGTTCGACGAACTAGCTGCGTATTGCGATGTTGTCTATCTTCCAAGAACAATTGGCATCTCAACAAGTATGATCAAAAAAGACCTGACTAAAGTTAAAGTTCAAAATGGCTAG
- a CDS encoding CDP-glycerol glycerophosphotransferase family protein, translating to MAREIAIRLYLHTFSILFSIFSILPLKSKAVFVTSFGDNTQYILDEMDKQELTWKRVILRTSTSKIKGEDDGHTIVFNFETKNIIHLLLSIYHLATAKRIIVDNYFGFLAAISFRPGVTCTQIWHAAGAIKKFGLTDPSIAERTPAAKQRFINVYKMFDHVVAGSDVMADIFKESFGLSDKHFLYTGIPRTDFFFNQPALTEAQRILTSKYPEWADKKTILYAPTFRNQTLHSGKIALDIDLLYRELSQKGYVLLLKLHPAVTADVELESAYPGFVHNLSDYPDMNELLLAADCLVTDYSSIPFEYSFLGKPMYFYAYDLEEYQQERGFWEDYTTSMPGPVSQTTNELIEHIKRNGIDQKQLIAFNQKWNHYSTGQSSKNLVDFLFNNE from the coding sequence ATGGCTAGAGAAATCGCCATCAGGCTTTATCTACACACCTTTAGTATCCTTTTTTCCATTTTTAGCATCCTTCCATTAAAGTCAAAGGCTGTGTTTGTTACTTCCTTTGGCGACAATACACAATATATTTTAGATGAAATGGACAAGCAGGAGTTAACATGGAAACGAGTTATTTTACGAACGTCTACTAGTAAAATAAAAGGCGAAGACGATGGTCATACCATCGTCTTTAACTTTGAAACGAAGAATATCATCCATCTACTTCTCTCGATTTATCATCTGGCAACAGCAAAACGAATTATTGTTGATAATTACTTCGGCTTTTTAGCTGCTATCTCTTTCCGACCAGGCGTTACCTGTACACAAATTTGGCATGCAGCTGGAGCCATTAAGAAATTTGGATTAACAGATCCTTCTATCGCGGAGCGGACACCTGCCGCTAAGCAACGATTTATAAACGTCTACAAGATGTTTGATCATGTAGTAGCCGGCTCTGATGTAATGGCAGATATCTTTAAAGAAAGCTTTGGTTTGAGTGACAAACACTTCCTTTATACAGGGATTCCTAGAACCGATTTCTTCTTTAATCAACCTGCACTTACTGAAGCACAGCGCATATTGACTAGCAAATATCCCGAATGGGCTGATAAAAAAACGATTCTTTATGCACCTACATTCCGAAACCAGACCCTACATTCCGGCAAGATTGCTCTCGACATCGATTTGCTATACCGCGAACTTAGCCAAAAAGGATATGTCTTACTGCTAAAACTTCACCCTGCCGTAACCGCAGATGTTGAACTCGAATCAGCCTATCCAGGGTTCGTACATAATTTATCTGACTACCCTGATATGAACGAACTACTGCTGGCAGCCGATTGTCTCGTCACTGACTACTCATCCATTCCGTTTGAATATTCTTTCCTTGGAAAACCCATGTATTTTTATGCTTACGACTTGGAAGAATATCAGCAGGAACGAGGCTTTTGGGAGGATTACACCACCTCCATGCCAGGTCCCGTTTCACAAACAACAAACGAACTAATTGAACACATCAAGCGGAACGGCATTGATCAAAAGCAATTAATCGCCTTTAATCAAAAATGGAATCACTATTCCACTGGCCAATCCAGCAAAAACCTCGTTGATTTTCTTTTTAACAATGAATGA
- a CDS encoding PA14 domain-containing protein, translating to MFTLLMVFGYSIESQAQGSENWRAVYYPTVNFKGAKVSCTVNSINFSWGSKSPAKKIPSSKFSATFEKKMTVSKTTTYVLMGKADDGLRIYVDGKRKVNEWKAGERNFEKQVKLTKGNHTIRVEYYNIGKNAKLKVNIKEAASVTPLEKWGATFYSKQNLTGKAVKKQFSALDANWGTGSPDPSIPANQFSAVFEKRTNITKSGTYLLSGGADDGIRIYVDGVKKVDQWKDNVQTFNVEIALSAGIHIIKVEYYEKKATAQLTVKLDKKAKKEQVTYTNYGITLNEALAAQMKVNPQTDKKYSAYIPAVSVKLDSKNINSGAMLEKTVIKAGTSTVSRTLATLPKKTKVKILGFKVSDDKELWYKVQTGWVNASSADTKHYLNPEQVKKGTPDFYQFVKLSDFAGLNPAEINQKILFERGILKNRADAFIKAGFKYGINEIYLLAHSSLETGKGTSRLSKGIKVKAKLDSKGKPVYTTVNIKGKQVVEKEIDILPDDAKNYEKKVYNMYGIGAYDTCALECGARRAFNEGWTSVDKAIIEGARYAAEDYIHEGQDTIYKMRWNPDYMDANRRAYHQYASDIGWAAKQTKYYIELYKLLDSYTITYDVPRYKK from the coding sequence TTGTTTACTTTATTAATGGTCTTTGGTTACTCGATTGAATCGCAAGCACAGGGTAGTGAAAATTGGCGGGCAGTGTATTATCCAACGGTGAATTTTAAGGGTGCGAAGGTGAGCTGCACTGTTAATTCGATAAATTTTTCTTGGGGATCCAAATCACCAGCCAAGAAGATTCCCAGCAGCAAGTTCTCAGCCACTTTTGAAAAGAAAATGACGGTTTCTAAAACTACTACCTATGTCCTGATGGGAAAAGCGGATGATGGACTGCGGATTTATGTGGATGGAAAACGAAAGGTAAATGAGTGGAAGGCTGGAGAGCGCAATTTCGAAAAGCAGGTAAAGCTGACAAAAGGAAACCATACAATTAGAGTGGAGTATTATAACATAGGAAAAAATGCGAAACTTAAAGTCAATATTAAAGAGGCGGCTTCAGTCACCCCTTTAGAAAAATGGGGAGCAACGTTTTATAGTAAGCAGAACTTAACGGGGAAAGCTGTGAAGAAGCAGTTCTCTGCGCTAGATGCTAACTGGGGAACAGGTTCGCCAGACCCTAGTATTCCAGCTAACCAATTTTCAGCTGTTTTTGAAAAGCGGACGAATATTACCAAAAGCGGCACGTACCTGCTGAGCGGAGGTGCTGATGATGGAATCCGCATTTATGTGGATGGTGTGAAGAAAGTGGATCAGTGGAAGGACAATGTGCAGACATTTAATGTAGAAATAGCTCTAAGTGCAGGGATACATATTATTAAGGTCGAGTATTATGAAAAAAAAGCGACGGCACAGCTAACCGTCAAGCTTGATAAGAAAGCAAAAAAAGAACAGGTTACCTACACGAATTATGGAATAACACTTAACGAAGCGTTGGCCGCTCAGATGAAAGTGAACCCACAGACAGATAAAAAATATTCTGCCTATATTCCCGCGGTCAGTGTCAAACTCGATTCGAAAAATATTAACAGTGGTGCTATGCTGGAGAAGACAGTGATTAAAGCGGGAACAAGTACAGTTTCGCGTACACTTGCCACCTTACCTAAGAAGACGAAGGTGAAAATTCTAGGTTTTAAAGTGTCAGATGATAAAGAGCTATGGTATAAGGTTCAAACTGGATGGGTGAACGCATCATCTGCAGATACTAAACACTACCTGAATCCAGAGCAGGTGAAAAAGGGTACACCAGATTTTTATCAATTTGTTAAGCTTTCCGATTTTGCTGGATTAAATCCTGCTGAGATTAATCAGAAAATTTTATTTGAACGAGGAATTTTAAAGAACCGGGCTGATGCTTTTATTAAGGCAGGCTTTAAATATGGCATTAACGAAATCTACTTACTCGCTCATTCCTCATTGGAAACGGGAAAAGGAACGTCAAGACTTTCAAAGGGAATAAAAGTGAAGGCCAAGTTGGATAGTAAAGGGAAACCTGTTTATACAACCGTAAATATAAAAGGCAAACAGGTGGTTGAAAAGGAAATTGACATTCTCCCGGACGATGCTAAGAACTACGAAAAGAAAGTCTACAATATGTATGGAATCGGTGCCTATGACACCTGTGCGTTGGAATGCGGAGCACGACGAGCATTCAATGAGGGATGGACGAGCGTGGATAAAGCCATCATTGAAGGCGCTCGCTATGCTGCAGAGGATTATATCCATGAAGGGCAAGATACCATTTATAAAATGAGATGGAATCCAGACTATATGGATGCCAATCGGAGAGCCTACCACCAATATGCCTCAGATATTGGCTGGGCAGCCAAACAAACCAAATACTACATCGAACTCTATAAATTACTCGACAGCTACACCATCACATACGACGTACCACGCTACAAAAAGTAA
- a CDS encoding S8 family serine peptidase has protein sequence MRQSIFLSAVLMVGILTCSPVDLTAAQSSTDSVKNELYDKNELIIQFKQNTNEKTKQTLIKSISAVEASKLTDHQFSLLTLPKGRTLETSAKSLLSHPEVLSAEPNYKLAHSYIPTDSDYSKQWYLKNLNLPDTWDLPKGKTVIKTAVIDGGVQVSHFDLKGQITKPFNIITRKKTLLPNDHGTHIAGVIAAVQDNEGTSGIAPSSKIIPVNVFREEEADIYDVAEGIYYAIDAGADIINLSLTTNAYTNILDEAVQAAAARGIVVIAAAGNEHTAKPRYPAALKNVLGISAIDKNDKLASFSNFGKYIDFTAPGKDIYSTISEDSFGTMSGTSMASPMVSGVTALILAKNPFLTPSEVLSILKESSTDLGPSGWDPQFGNGKIDAHKALVNTPESMTNLELSDKSFTIEGSNKLNISFTPPKDTTISLYIENTNGQILKKMLTNQASNGEPISYNWDGKLDNGSYQSSGDVKLVIKTANARHSLITKKSLKVNNTLVPELTVSKTNYLYSPKAQAKLSIPIRLNKDAVIKAVILDKAGTKVRTLQKNKPFTGGRHTLEWNGTNTNRSQLKDGSYTLRISLIDSDGRAGLTKDIPIKLDTVPPSGSIVNSDVRFKTTGKSKIENTITVTESVTGSVSIIDKNGKIVNRLLTDTSFKIGQSNVTWNGQTKNKKAAINGDYRFKVILRDEAGNSRIIKSPPFQLVNA, from the coding sequence ATGAGACAATCCATTTTCTTATCTGCCGTTCTTATGGTTGGAATATTGACTTGTTCACCCGTAGATTTGACAGCCGCACAGTCCTCAACTGACAGTGTAAAAAATGAACTTTACGATAAAAATGAGTTAATTATCCAATTTAAACAAAATACAAATGAAAAAACCAAGCAAACACTAATCAAATCTATTTCCGCTGTGGAAGCATCGAAACTGACTGATCATCAATTCTCCTTACTGACTCTTCCTAAAGGGCGCACCCTAGAAACTTCAGCCAAAAGTTTGCTCTCCCACCCAGAAGTCCTTTCTGCTGAGCCAAATTATAAACTAGCACATTCGTATATCCCTACTGATTCGGATTACTCAAAGCAATGGTATTTAAAGAACCTAAACTTACCGGATACATGGGATTTGCCAAAAGGAAAAACGGTGATTAAAACCGCCGTTATTGATGGCGGTGTCCAAGTGAGCCATTTTGATTTAAAAGGGCAAATAACAAAACCGTTTAATATCATTACTCGGAAGAAGACCCTCTTACCTAATGATCATGGCACACATATAGCCGGAGTCATTGCAGCTGTTCAGGATAATGAAGGCACTAGCGGTATCGCCCCTTCCTCTAAAATCATTCCGGTGAATGTATTTAGAGAGGAAGAAGCCGATATTTATGACGTCGCTGAAGGCATCTATTATGCAATTGATGCAGGTGCAGATATTATCAATTTAAGTCTTACGACAAACGCCTATACCAACATTCTCGATGAAGCCGTACAAGCAGCTGCTGCTAGAGGAATCGTCGTCATTGCGGCAGCTGGTAATGAACATACAGCCAAGCCTCGCTATCCAGCAGCCTTGAAAAACGTTCTAGGAATCAGCGCCATTGATAAGAATGATAAGCTTGCCTCCTTCTCTAACTTTGGGAAGTATATAGACTTTACGGCACCTGGAAAGGATATTTATTCGACTATTTCAGAAGACTCGTTTGGTACCATGAGCGGTACAAGTATGGCAAGCCCTATGGTCTCTGGGGTTACAGCACTCATACTTGCTAAAAACCCCTTTTTAACGCCATCTGAAGTCCTTTCAATTTTAAAAGAGTCGTCCACTGATCTTGGACCATCTGGATGGGATCCGCAATTTGGAAACGGGAAAATCGATGCACACAAAGCATTGGTCAATACACCTGAATCAATGACTAATCTTGAACTATCTGATAAATCGTTCACTATAGAAGGATCGAATAAACTAAACATTTCATTCACTCCTCCTAAGGACACGACCATTTCGCTTTATATTGAAAATACCAATGGACAAATACTAAAGAAAATGCTCACTAATCAGGCATCGAACGGGGAACCCATTTCCTATAACTGGGATGGGAAGCTTGACAATGGATCCTATCAATCTAGCGGAGATGTCAAACTTGTGATTAAGACTGCGAATGCCCGCCATTCCTTGATTACTAAAAAGAGCTTAAAGGTGAATAATACGCTTGTGCCCGAGCTGACTGTTTCAAAAACGAATTATCTCTATTCACCAAAAGCGCAGGCTAAACTATCCATCCCTATCCGGTTGAATAAGGACGCGGTCATTAAAGCGGTTATCTTAGATAAGGCAGGTACTAAAGTACGAACCCTTCAAAAGAACAAACCGTTTACAGGCGGACGCCATACGCTTGAATGGAATGGTACGAATACCAACAGAAGCCAACTAAAAGATGGCAGCTATACGCTTCGTATTTCTCTAATAGACAGTGATGGACGCGCTGGATTAACAAAGGACATACCAATTAAACTAGATACAGTGCCTCCTTCTGGATCAATTGTGAATTCCGATGTTCGCTTTAAAACAACCGGGAAATCAAAAATAGAAAATACGATTACCGTTACTGAATCTGTTACTGGGTCAGTCTCTATAATTGATAAAAATGGTAAAATCGTAAACAGACTTTTAACCGATACTTCCTTTAAAATTGGTCAATCAAACGTGACTTGGAATGGTCAAACGAAGAACAAAAAAGCAGCCATTAACGGTGACTATCGTTTCAAGGTCATTTTAAGAGATGAAGCAGGTAATTCACGTATTATTAAGAGTCCTCCTTTTCAATTAGTAAACGCATAA
- a CDS encoding C40 family peptidase — translation MKKGIATLSAAAILSSAFASPALAANTYTVKSGDTLTKIAKNHQTTLAKLKTLNKLSSDAIFVNQTLKVAAGTNASVTTKASTAKAQVSIEKTSTATYTVAAGDNLTKIANKHHITLGELQSLNKLTSTVIYPGDVLIVSKSTGTTVIDLPQAKKTSTDSSPSESNKSGLYTIKKGDTLSKIASQFKLTLQELKSLNQLTSDTIFAGQNLSVNQAAASKPAAKPTNSDTISNVDKQADTLIAEAKKLIGTPYSWAGSSPGGFDCSGFVYYVMKKAGYSISRTSASTYFDLGKNTTNPSPGSLVFFAGNPAIKSIITHMGIYLGNGQFIHASTSKGVMISSLSSGYYETRLAGFKNF, via the coding sequence GTGAAAAAAGGCATTGCGACATTATCAGCAGCAGCTATCCTCTCTTCAGCATTTGCTTCTCCTGCCCTTGCTGCCAATACATATACAGTAAAAAGCGGTGATACTCTAACGAAAATCGCCAAAAATCATCAAACTACTCTTGCTAAATTAAAAACACTCAATAAATTATCCTCTGACGCCATTTTCGTAAATCAGACATTAAAAGTAGCTGCCGGCACTAATGCTTCTGTTACCACAAAAGCCTCGACTGCCAAAGCACAGGTATCTATTGAGAAAACCAGCACGGCTACCTATACCGTAGCAGCAGGTGATAATCTAACCAAAATTGCGAACAAGCATCATATCACTCTTGGTGAGCTGCAGAGCCTTAATAAATTAACCTCAACTGTTATTTATCCTGGTGATGTGTTAATCGTTTCTAAATCCACAGGAACAACCGTGATTGACCTGCCGCAAGCGAAGAAAACAAGTACCGATTCTTCACCATCTGAATCAAATAAATCCGGTCTATATACCATTAAAAAAGGCGACACTCTTTCGAAAATAGCCTCTCAATTTAAACTAACGCTGCAAGAGTTAAAAAGCTTGAATCAATTAACTTCGGATACTATTTTTGCGGGGCAAAATCTTAGTGTTAATCAGGCTGCTGCTTCTAAACCAGCAGCAAAACCTACTAACTCGGATACAATCAGTAATGTGGACAAGCAAGCTGATACATTAATTGCTGAAGCAAAGAAACTCATTGGGACGCCTTATTCATGGGCCGGTTCATCACCAGGAGGCTTTGATTGCAGTGGATTCGTTTACTATGTTATGAAGAAAGCCGGTTATTCCATTTCACGAACTTCTGCCTCAACGTACTTCGACCTTGGCAAAAATACGACCAACCCAAGCCCTGGTAGCTTAGTGTTTTTTGCTGGTAATCCAGCTATTAAATCTATCATCACACATATGGGAATCTATCTGGGTAACGGGCAATTTATACATGCCAGCACAAGTAAAGGTGTCATGATCAGCTCCCTGAGCTCTGGATACTATGAAACAAGGCTCGCAGGTTTTAAAAACTTCTAA
- a CDS encoding M14 family zinc carboxypeptidase: MPNLCKSFLSILMLAAGLLVFSDSTKAASYLVNPNKTYTYSTMVSDIGQLKKAYPDLVDVKVIGTSEYGRNIYAVSLGKGDSTVFLNGSHHAREWITTNVNMNMIDKYAYAYKNNSKINGFKVRTVLNNTTIWFVPMVNPDGVTLQQSGLKNFPKSTHKQLIKMNNGSKNFKRWKANGKGIDLNRQYNAKWKEIKGPKSPSFKNYKGKTAASAKETKVILAFTNNIDPEMAVAYHSSGEILFWNYQQSGVRYTREYGYAKKLGSITGYSLVYPKSFGGGGGFSDWFSRVEKKPAYTIEVAPYAGETHVPIKKFPSIWKENSIVGLYIAQEGFKLYDSRETAASKLLAKKIIAYNTKTASTLQQAYGNDITSVHQLVVSNSLNKKYKNVTAEIKKQEKLIAKLPENYRSKPKTALGKTKTYLTNTLAYMNGISAGDSLSEKAQVVINDFENGTINSNTVNSYQKLKVNMTSTKTKLSKMKYSHVRTLAKTKYIVPVQDFTASADYEMKRYQLLLEIDKEAANKRYREAREKMSKLQELNTASTAFKQNAPKRYKTFAATEEFLLSMQNRIEQLLTEAENQPDSSIDIQKDEEVDRAE; encoded by the coding sequence ATGCCCAATCTATGCAAATCATTTTTATCCATCTTGATGCTGGCAGCTGGACTACTTGTTTTCTCTGACTCTACTAAAGCAGCCTCTTACTTAGTAAACCCGAATAAAACTTATACCTATTCAACTATGGTCTCTGACATTGGCCAATTAAAGAAAGCCTACCCGGACTTAGTAGATGTTAAAGTCATTGGGACATCTGAATACGGCCGCAACATTTATGCGGTTTCACTTGGAAAAGGCGATTCCACCGTTTTTTTGAATGGCTCACATCACGCTCGTGAATGGATTACCACGAACGTCAATATGAATATGATTGATAAATATGCATACGCCTATAAAAACAATTCAAAAATAAATGGATTCAAAGTCCGTACCGTTTTAAACAACACAACCATTTGGTTTGTACCTATGGTTAATCCAGACGGTGTAACCCTTCAGCAGTCTGGTCTGAAAAACTTCCCGAAAAGCACCCATAAGCAATTAATTAAAATGAATAATGGCAGTAAAAACTTTAAGCGCTGGAAAGCAAATGGCAAAGGAATAGATTTAAATCGCCAATATAATGCCAAGTGGAAGGAAATAAAGGGCCCCAAATCACCAAGCTTTAAGAATTATAAGGGAAAGACAGCAGCCTCTGCTAAAGAAACCAAAGTAATTCTCGCCTTCACTAATAATATTGATCCGGAGATGGCCGTTGCCTATCATAGCAGCGGAGAAATTCTTTTCTGGAATTACCAGCAAAGCGGCGTTCGATATACTAGAGAGTATGGGTACGCAAAAAAGCTAGGAAGCATTACCGGCTACAGCCTCGTTTATCCGAAAAGTTTTGGCGGCGGTGGTGGATTTAGTGACTGGTTCTCCCGCGTTGAGAAAAAACCAGCCTACACAATTGAAGTAGCTCCGTATGCAGGTGAAACACATGTACCAATCAAGAAATTCCCTAGCATTTGGAAAGAAAATAGTATTGTTGGTCTTTACATTGCTCAGGAAGGCTTTAAACTCTATGATTCTCGTGAAACGGCGGCTAGCAAGCTTCTCGCGAAAAAGATTATCGCCTATAATACAAAAACAGCCAGCACGCTCCAACAAGCATATGGAAATGATATTACGTCTGTCCATCAATTAGTTGTGAGCAATTCCTTAAACAAAAAGTATAAAAACGTGACAGCTGAAATAAAAAAACAGGAAAAGCTGATAGCCAAGCTTCCTGAAAACTACCGCTCTAAACCGAAGACAGCACTCGGTAAAACGAAGACTTATTTAACGAACACACTAGCTTACATGAATGGCATTAGTGCGGGGGATAGTCTTAGTGAAAAAGCCCAGGTCGTAATCAATGACTTTGAAAACGGGACCATTAACTCAAATACCGTGAACTCGTATCAAAAGCTAAAAGTGAATATGACTTCAACGAAAACAAAACTTTCTAAAATGAAGTACAGCCATGTCCGAACCTTAGCCAAAACAAAATACATAGTACCGGTTCAAGATTTTACAGCAAGTGCTGATTATGAAATGAAACGTTACCAGCTCTTATTGGAAATCGATAAGGAAGCAGCGAATAAACGGTATCGTGAAGCCAGAGAAAAAATGTCTAAGCTTCAGGAGTTAAATACAGCTTCAACAGCCTTTAAACAGAACGCTCCTAAAAGGTATAAAACGTTTGCGGCAACCGAAGAATTCTTACTATCGATGCAGAACCGAATTGAACAACTACTTACAGAGGCGGAAAATCAACCAGATTCTAGTATTGATATACAAAAAGATGAAGAAGTAGATAGAGCTGAATAA